GCTCCCTGATCTATTCGATGacaaatttgatgaaatcatAACAATTCGCATAATCCACCACATATGCTTCCGTTAAAAAGATTTGTAAATCGAAGTATACGTTAACTCGCATGAAAACTCATTTTTATCATACGGATTAGTCACGCTGAATCCCAGCATGTACACCGAAACCTTTCGCAACACATTTGTGTTAGATCTGCTGGAATATTTTAACATAGTTCGGATTCTTCAGGAACCTACAGCAGCTAGTATTAGTGATGATTCCCAACGCACACTGCATGAAGCCCCATATAGTGACTTAGAAGCAAATGGGAGCAATGGTTCCATAGATCATGATGAAAGGGAAAAGAGAGAAACCGGCGGTAACATTGAACTCGGAGGGGTACCTCAACAGAAAGATCCCTTTTTGGTAGAATATACTGGCCCCGATGACCCCGAACGTCCTGTGAATTGGCCATTGTCCAAAAAAGCCATTGTAGCATTCCAAGTTCAACTTCTTACCTGTGTTACTTATATGGGTACTGCAATTTACACCCCTGGGCaggaagaaattcaaaaagCATTCGGAGTGGGTCATGTTGTCGCAACTTTGAACCTATCAATGTATATCTTAGGTTTCGGGTTGGGCCCGATGTTTTTTTCCCCATTATCGGAATTTGCAATTTTTGGTCGTCAACAGCTTTACATCATCACTCTGTTCCTTTTTTCCATGTTACAGATCGGATGTGCGTTAGTGGATAATATTGCAGGTTTAGTGATTTTAAGATTCATCACAGGTATCCTATGTTCACCTTCCTTATCTACAGGTGCAGCCACTATTTCAGAAATAGTTACACCACCGTTTGTCCCGGTTATGATCGGTATGTGGTCAATCGGTGCAGTGGCGGCTCCCGCTATAGGTCCAATTTTAGGTGCTGCAATGTTAGTTGCCAAAAATTGGAGATTCATGTTCTGGCTTCTCATGTGGATAACTTCCGGAGCACTCATTATCTTATCATTATTCTTCCCTGAGACCTATGAAGAAAACGTTTTATATCGCCGTTGCAAAAGAATACAGAAGA
The genomic region above belongs to Zygosaccharomyces rouxii strain CBS732 chromosome F complete sequence and contains:
- a CDS encoding MFS transporter (similar to uniprot|P38124 Saccharomyces cerevisiae YBR008C FLR1 Plasma membrane multidrug transporter member of the major facilitator superfamily involved in efflux of fluconazole diazaborine benomyl methotrexate and other drugs) encodes the protein MYTETFRNTFVLDLLEYFNIVRILQEPTAASISDDSQRTLHEAPYSDLEANGSNGSIDHDEREKRETGGNIELGGVPQQKDPFLVEYTGPDDPERPVNWPLSKKAIVAFQVQLLTCVTYMGTAIYTPGQEEIQKAFGVGHVVATLNLSMYILGFGLGPMFFSPLSEFAIFGRQQLYIITLFLFSMLQIGCALVDNIAGLVILRFITGILCSPSLSTGAATISEIVTPPFVPVMIGMWSIGAVAAPAIGPILGAAMLVAKNWRFMFWLLMWITSGALIILSLFFPETYEENVLYRRCKRIQKTTGDNRYFTAKSKEESKLSIKDITINALWRPIEIIVKEPIVLALDTYLALAYGTFYLFFEAFPIVFLRIYHFTPVELGLSYLGFVVSSFIAYGVSLSFFRLFLPRIIKKGEFRPEKLLILAMWVCWCGPAALFIFGWTASVHWILPIMSELFWGLFLFNLFQAIFSYLAMSYPKYTASVFAGNGLFRSGFACSFPLFGQAMYDNLAIKGYPVAWGSSLLGFITIGLGFLPFILYKTGPYLRSKSSFTG